Proteins encoded in a region of the Pseudothermotoga elfii DSM 9442 = NBRC 107921 genome:
- a CDS encoding WecB/TagA/CpsF family glycosyltransferase, producing the protein MEKFTLFDLTISTPTLIELVEILSRRISNNEKTFVVTANASIIVKTTEDERYKFAVQNADIIVPDGIGVIWALKKIYRRKAVRVTGIDTMMALCDKARASGWKIYLLGAKIDVVEKAARNLTEKFGNIVCGYHHGYFEKEGPLEQIKQAKPDLIFVGMGVPKQEIWIYENFRKTTAKLAMGVGGSFDVISGIKKRAPNFIQRARLEWLYRFLQSPLEKKNVPKDISKFIGLVLSQAKQYKY; encoded by the coding sequence TTGGAAAAATTCACATTGTTTGACCTGACAATAAGTACTCCAACATTAATTGAATTGGTCGAGATATTATCCAGAAGAATATCGAACAACGAAAAAACCTTTGTTGTAACAGCCAATGCATCAATAATAGTTAAAACAACAGAGGACGAACGATATAAATTTGCTGTTCAAAATGCAGATATAATAGTCCCGGATGGTATAGGAGTCATATGGGCGCTGAAAAAAATTTACAGGCGAAAGGCTGTCAGAGTTACAGGAATAGATACAATGATGGCTTTGTGTGATAAAGCGCGTGCTTCTGGTTGGAAAATTTATTTGCTCGGTGCAAAAATTGATGTTGTTGAAAAAGCCGCCAGAAATTTAACCGAGAAATTTGGAAATATTGTCTGCGGTTATCACCATGGATATTTTGAAAAAGAAGGCCCCTTAGAACAAATAAAACAAGCCAAACCTGATCTTATATTTGTTGGCATGGGAGTTCCTAAGCAAGAAATCTGGATTTACGAAAATTTCAGAAAGACAACGGCAAAATTAGCTATGGGAGTCGGGGGTTCATTTGATGTAATTTCAGGGATCAAGAAACGCGCTCCAAATTTTATTCAAAGAGCGCGTTTGGAATGGCTTTACAGATTTCTTCAGTCCCCACTGGAAAAAAAGAACGTTCCCAAGGATATATCAAAATTTATCGGATTAGTGCTTTCTCAGGCCAAGCAATACAAATACTGA
- the dapA gene encoding 4-hydroxy-tetrahydrodipicolinate synthase, with translation MFKGVGTAIVTPFKNGRIDYSAYRNLVKWQLAEKIQAIVVAGTTGEGATLTDKEREKLTSITKEMCSDRAKVIVGTGTNDTEKTLHLSHLASKNGADAVLVVSPYYNKPTQKGLIEHYKYLSERLNIPLIIYNVPSRTGVNINPETVAYLADRCKNIIGIKEANTDVSQADEIIRLISRKDFYVWSGNDDRTIHLMSVGAAGVISVFSNISPENMVRLTGAMLDKNYELARKTHFENLELMKSLFIETNPVPIKAALWLMGKIKNELRLPMTGASRSTIETLRDLLAKKGWC, from the coding sequence ATGTTTAAAGGTGTTGGTACAGCGATCGTCACGCCGTTCAAAAACGGAAGAATCGATTATAGTGCGTACAGAAATTTAGTGAAATGGCAGCTTGCGGAGAAAATTCAAGCAATAGTTGTCGCAGGAACTACAGGAGAAGGGGCAACTTTAACAGATAAGGAAAGGGAGAAACTCACAAGCATAACTAAGGAGATGTGTTCTGACAGGGCTAAGGTAATTGTCGGAACAGGTACAAACGATACAGAAAAAACATTGCATCTGTCCCATCTGGCAAGCAAAAACGGTGCTGATGCAGTTTTGGTTGTCAGTCCTTATTATAACAAACCAACCCAGAAGGGTTTAATTGAGCATTATAAGTACCTATCTGAAAGATTGAATATACCATTGATAATTTATAATGTCCCATCGAGAACCGGAGTAAATATAAACCCTGAAACAGTAGCATATCTGGCTGATCGTTGTAAAAACATAATAGGCATAAAAGAAGCTAATACAGACGTTTCTCAAGCAGACGAAATAATAAGGCTCATTAGCAGAAAAGATTTTTATGTATGGTCAGGAAATGATGATAGAACTATTCATTTAATGTCAGTTGGAGCAGCTGGTGTTATATCGGTTTTCTCGAACATATCACCGGAAAACATGGTTCGATTGACTGGAGCAATGCTGGACAAAAATTACGAATTAGCAAGAAAAACACACTTTGAAAACCTTGAATTAATGAAATCTTTATTTATAGAAACCAACCCCGTACCTATTAAAGCTGCTCTATGGTTGATGGGAAAAATAAAAAATGAATTGAGGTTACCTATGACCGGTGCGTCGAGATCCACAATAGAAACATTAAGAGATCTACTGGCAAAGAAAGGATGGTGCTGA
- a CDS encoding 4-hydroxy-tetrahydrodipicolinate reductase yields the protein MKYGLVGFSGKMGKEIIEVFSEYCHQLVAKFDRTHREVQEKPDIILDFSSPEALKETVELSKKFLCPAVIGTTNLKEQDISMLNELSALVPVVYSSNFSVGINVIKNILESFKLEFSEWDIEIIEFHHRKKKDAPSGTALFLSESLGNVPIHSIRAGGIFGDHKILFANEGEVIELSHRAMSRKIFALGALKAAEFAISTKASFYTFRDVLSKKR from the coding sequence ATGAAATATGGACTCGTTGGATTTTCAGGAAAAATGGGAAAGGAAATTATCGAGGTTTTTAGCGAGTACTGCCACCAATTAGTGGCAAAATTTGACAGAACACATAGAGAAGTACAAGAAAAACCAGATATCATATTAGACTTCTCTTCACCAGAAGCTTTGAAAGAAACCGTGGAGTTATCGAAAAAATTTCTATGCCCTGCAGTTATTGGAACAACCAATTTGAAAGAACAAGACATATCGATGCTCAATGAATTGTCTGCTCTGGTTCCGGTTGTATATTCAAGTAATTTTTCTGTGGGAATAAACGTGATAAAGAATATCCTGGAAAGTTTCAAACTGGAGTTTTCTGAATGGGATATCGAAATCATTGAGTTTCATCATAGGAAAAAGAAAGACGCTCCTTCCGGCACAGCTCTATTTTTGAGTGAAAGCCTCGGAAATGTCCCCATTCACTCAATCCGCGCCGGAGGAATATTCGGCGATCACAAAATTTTATTTGCAAATGAAGGCGAGGTAATCGAATTATCTCACAGGGCAATGTCAAGAAAAATCTTTGCACTCGGTGCGTTGAAAGCAGCTGAATTTGCTATCAGTACTAAAGCTTCGTTCTACACATTTCGTGATGTTTTATCCAAAAAGAGGTGA
- a CDS encoding GNAT family N-acetyltransferase, with protein sequence MENVIIRPVRLSDSAKLVSFKKAVTSESKFLLTYPDEVESIYDQKRIITLYLSDNRKIFLVAEYMDEIIGVVTLSGSFRRKILHKGELGISVRKPFWGKGIGSALMRECLGVAKERGFKKIQLEVIADNHRAISLYKKFGFEIEGIKKKAVLIDEQYFDLLVMGKWL encoded by the coding sequence ATGGAAAATGTTATCATACGTCCAGTCAGATTATCTGACTCTGCTAAGTTAGTATCTTTTAAGAAAGCTGTGACGAGTGAATCAAAATTTCTTCTGACATATCCCGATGAAGTTGAGAGCATATATGATCAAAAGAGAATTATAACTCTATACCTGTCTGATAACAGAAAAATATTTCTGGTAGCTGAGTATATGGATGAAATAATTGGTGTAGTAACCCTATCCGGTTCTTTCAGAAGAAAAATTCTCCACAAAGGTGAGCTCGGGATAAGTGTCAGAAAACCTTTTTGGGGCAAAGGAATCGGGAGTGCCTTGATGAGAGAGTGCCTGGGAGTAGCTAAGGAAAGGGGATTCAAAAAAATACAACTTGAGGTGATAGCAGATAATCACAGAGCTATCTCGCTTTACAAAAAATTCGGCTTTGAAATTGAAGGAATAAAGAAAAAAGCCGTCTTAATAGATGAGCAATATTTTGATTTACTGGTGATGGGAAAGTGGCTATAA
- a CDS encoding MFS transporter → MTILGKKTKRALAFIVLMGFVSLFSDIVYEGARSISGPFLGLLGASATVVAFTAGLGEFIGYALRLVTGYLAGKTKRYWLFTFVGYFMNLFAVPALALAGNWQLAVLLLLSERFGKAIRKPSRDTMMSYAAKQVGTGFGFGLEEALDQVGAISGPVILSLVLSLKAGEEFAKYKLAFSVLFFPALIAIILLICGRIFFPEPGEFEEKSTPGGKITANGFALYMVAISLIAAGFSDFPLISFHFAKNHILSSSTIPLFYSIAMAVDAVAALFFGKLFDKKGIMVLIISSALSALFAPLVFLTKNIFLISVGVSLWGIGMGAQESILKAVVANLVSREKRAFAYGIFNTVFGLFWFLGSLFMGILYEKSLLLLVIFSVVSELSSVFVLLGLRKH, encoded by the coding sequence GTGACAATTTTGGGAAAAAAGACTAAACGTGCCCTGGCATTTATTGTTTTGATGGGGTTTGTCAGTCTTTTTTCGGATATTGTATATGAAGGTGCTCGGAGTATCTCTGGACCATTCTTGGGATTGCTTGGAGCAAGTGCAACTGTCGTCGCATTCACAGCAGGACTTGGAGAGTTTATTGGATACGCTCTCAGGCTTGTTACAGGTTATCTTGCAGGCAAGACAAAGCGATACTGGCTTTTTACCTTTGTTGGTTATTTTATGAATTTGTTTGCCGTTCCTGCCCTTGCTCTTGCAGGAAATTGGCAGTTAGCGGTTCTGCTTTTGCTTTCGGAACGCTTTGGCAAGGCGATTAGAAAACCATCGCGTGACACAATGATGTCTTATGCTGCTAAACAGGTTGGAACGGGTTTTGGTTTCGGTCTGGAGGAAGCTCTTGACCAAGTGGGTGCAATCAGTGGACCTGTAATACTTTCTTTGGTTCTTTCATTAAAAGCGGGAGAAGAGTTTGCAAAATACAAGCTTGCATTTTCTGTGCTATTTTTTCCAGCGTTGATTGCTATTATTCTTTTAATATGTGGAAGAATCTTTTTTCCAGAGCCAGGCGAATTTGAGGAAAAATCAACCCCGGGTGGAAAGATTACAGCCAATGGTTTTGCCCTCTATATGGTAGCTATTTCTCTGATTGCAGCTGGCTTTTCTGATTTCCCACTTATTTCTTTTCACTTTGCAAAAAATCATATATTGAGTTCTTCAACAATTCCACTGTTTTACTCAATAGCAATGGCAGTTGATGCCGTAGCGGCTCTTTTCTTCGGAAAACTTTTTGACAAAAAAGGTATCATGGTTTTGATAATATCATCTGCCCTGAGTGCACTATTTGCTCCCCTTGTCTTTCTGACAAAAAACATTTTCCTCATCTCAGTTGGGGTGTCGCTCTGGGGAATTGGAATGGGTGCACAAGAATCCATTCTCAAAGCAGTTGTGGCAAATCTGGTATCGCGTGAAAAGAGAGCATTTGCTTATGGAATCTTCAATACAGTTTTTGGATTGTTTTGGTTTCTCGGTAGCCTCTTTATGGGGATTCTTTACGAGAAATCTTTATTATTACTTGTGATTTTTTCTGTTGTGAGCGAATTATCATCAGTATTTGTATTGCTTGGCCTGAGAAAGCACTAA
- the mutL gene encoding DNA mismatch repair endonuclease MutL has product MKIKRLDKSIVSRIAAGEVITGVYSVVKELIENSIDAGADRIVVELINGGKSEIKVQDNGEGMEKDDLLVCYESHTTSKIDSFQDIYTLNSFGFRGEALYSICQISKTTIFSKTASSNLGHEIEVVAGHLVYEKPVQIEKGTTVIVRDLFFNVPARRKFLKSNAVEARMAVEVFERFCLSHPHINLILTKDQQVIYNLPATTLIQRIKALFPDIPMDSLKAIQSQWKDMELHGCAVSPANLRRKKAIFTFVNDRFVVNQLLQSAIYSAYADFLHQKEHPVVIVNLFLPPKDIDVNVHPQKIEVKFSRDEEVFRFVRDSIKSQLKIPIIHHISRNTPAKVQERQVEYKSPNAKFTTTSEEMLIPPEDFKIIGIVRGRYIIVETKDELFIVDFHAAHERLIYNRMLSSLNQNDGTDLLIPVQIELRESELALIEKNNVLKQIGFDYEIIKNQLIVKKIPTWLDQSDVKRFIIDSIDEIKLIDIYGLEEVMKKIIADISCKSALRTRDRLDLSQAKYLVREIFANKISTCPHGRPVMYSINFKELDSFFERI; this is encoded by the coding sequence ATGAAAATTAAAAGGCTTGATAAATCCATTGTTTCAAGAATAGCTGCTGGGGAAGTTATCACTGGTGTTTACTCGGTCGTGAAAGAACTTATAGAAAACTCCATTGATGCAGGCGCTGACAGAATAGTTGTAGAACTTATTAATGGCGGAAAAAGTGAAATCAAAGTCCAGGATAACGGCGAAGGTATGGAAAAAGACGATTTGCTTGTGTGTTATGAATCTCATACAACCAGCAAAATTGATTCATTTCAGGATATATACACACTGAATTCTTTTGGTTTTAGAGGAGAAGCTTTATATTCCATATGTCAGATAAGCAAGACAACGATATTTTCCAAAACGGCATCATCTAACCTTGGTCATGAAATTGAAGTAGTTGCTGGTCATCTGGTTTATGAAAAACCGGTTCAAATTGAAAAAGGTACAACTGTTATCGTTAGAGATCTGTTTTTCAATGTCCCGGCGAGAAGAAAATTTCTAAAATCAAATGCTGTTGAGGCAAGAATGGCAGTAGAGGTCTTTGAAAGATTCTGCTTGTCCCATCCGCACATAAACCTTATTCTCACAAAAGATCAGCAGGTTATTTACAATCTACCAGCAACGACTTTAATTCAACGCATCAAAGCGTTATTTCCGGATATTCCAATGGATTCTTTGAAGGCAATACAATCACAGTGGAAAGATATGGAATTGCACGGTTGTGCGGTTAGCCCTGCTAATTTAAGAAGGAAAAAAGCCATTTTCACGTTTGTCAATGATAGATTTGTGGTAAATCAACTTCTTCAAAGTGCCATTTATTCAGCTTATGCAGATTTTTTGCACCAAAAGGAACATCCCGTAGTGATTGTTAACCTCTTTCTTCCCCCAAAAGATATAGACGTTAATGTCCATCCACAAAAAATAGAGGTGAAATTCTCCCGTGATGAGGAAGTATTTCGGTTCGTGCGTGATTCTATAAAATCCCAACTGAAGATTCCAATTATACACCACATATCGAGAAATACACCGGCAAAAGTTCAGGAACGCCAGGTGGAGTATAAAAGCCCAAATGCGAAATTTACCACTACATCTGAAGAAATGCTGATTCCTCCAGAGGATTTCAAAATTATCGGGATTGTCAGGGGAAGATACATAATAGTGGAAACGAAAGATGAGCTTTTTATAGTGGATTTTCATGCTGCGCATGAGAGATTGATATATAACAGAATGCTTTCTTCTCTTAATCAAAATGACGGCACAGATCTGCTGATACCAGTTCAAATCGAACTGAGAGAAAGTGAACTGGCTCTCATCGAAAAAAACAATGTTCTAAAGCAAATTGGATTTGATTATGAAATAATAAAAAATCAACTTATCGTGAAAAAAATACCTACGTGGCTTGACCAGAGTGATGTTAAGCGTTTCATAATCGATAGTATTGACGAAATAAAGTTAATAGATATCTATGGATTGGAAGAGGTGATGAAAAAAATCATTGCAGATATTTCCTGTAAGAGTGCTTTGAGGACAAGAGACAGACTTGATTTATCTCAGGCAAAATATCTTGTCAGAGAAATCTTTGCAAACAAAATCAGCACATGCCCTCATGGTAGACCCGTAATGTATTCTATCAATTTTAAAGAACTTGACAGCTTTTTTGAAAGGATATGA
- a CDS encoding aspartate kinase has product MKLVVQKYGGSSLASIERIKKITEKIVKTVKNGKKLIVVVSAMGKTTDKLVFLARRLSEKPNPRELDMLLSCGEQISAALLSIYLDRIGMKAVSLNAFQARILTTSDFNSARIKDIDDRKLRSLAFHNDVLLVTGFQGINENDELTTLGRGGSDTSAVAIAAKLGTICEIYSDVAGIYTTDPRIFPQAKKLSYITYDEMLEFSALGARVLHSRSVEIAKKYSVPIYCASSFSNEEGTWVMGKLPEWLERPVVTGATIEKNQVKVSVYSLKNSKATADVFRELAEKGFNVDMISLVSNSGDINLSFTIVESNSVDVQKAMRDLDCEIKITGGFSKVSIIGLGMKYQRGVAAKFFEVLRKKNIEPEMITTSEIKISCLVHEDKAEDLLKELCQVFGL; this is encoded by the coding sequence CTGAAACTTGTTGTACAAAAATATGGTGGCTCATCGCTTGCCAGCATAGAAAGAATCAAAAAAATTACCGAGAAAATAGTGAAAACAGTAAAAAATGGGAAAAAGTTAATCGTTGTTGTCTCTGCAATGGGAAAAACAACAGACAAATTGGTTTTTCTTGCAAGAAGGCTGTCTGAAAAACCCAATCCAAGAGAACTGGATATGTTGTTATCCTGTGGCGAACAAATATCCGCTGCTTTGCTATCCATATACCTTGACAGAATAGGTATGAAAGCTGTATCTTTGAATGCGTTTCAGGCTCGGATTCTGACAACCAGCGATTTTAATTCGGCAAGGATAAAAGATATAGATGACCGAAAATTAAGATCGCTGGCTTTTCATAACGATGTTTTACTTGTTACAGGGTTTCAGGGAATAAACGAAAACGATGAACTGACAACTCTTGGAAGAGGAGGATCAGATACTTCTGCTGTTGCTATTGCCGCAAAACTTGGAACAATCTGCGAAATATACAGCGACGTCGCTGGCATATATACAACAGATCCCAGGATCTTTCCCCAGGCAAAAAAACTGTCTTATATTACATACGATGAAATGTTGGAATTCTCCGCACTTGGTGCCAGGGTTCTACATTCTCGAAGTGTTGAGATAGCAAAAAAATACAGCGTACCAATTTATTGCGCTTCTTCGTTTTCAAATGAGGAGGGAACGTGGGTGATGGGAAAACTTCCGGAATGGCTTGAGCGACCCGTTGTTACAGGCGCGACGATAGAGAAAAATCAGGTAAAGGTCAGCGTTTATAGCTTGAAAAATTCTAAAGCAACCGCCGACGTATTTAGAGAACTCGCTGAAAAAGGCTTTAACGTTGATATGATATCGTTGGTGAGTAACTCAGGAGACATTAATCTATCTTTCACAATTGTTGAAAGTAACTCGGTTGACGTACAGAAGGCAATGAGAGATCTTGATTGTGAAATTAAGATCACAGGGGGGTTTTCTAAGGTATCAATAATAGGTTTAGGAATGAAATATCAACGAGGTGTTGCAGCAAAATTTTTTGAAGTTTTGAGAAAGAAAAACATAGAGCCAGAAATGATAACAACTTCTGAAATAAAGATATCATGCCTTGTACATGAAGATAAAGCAGAAGATTTGTTGAAAGAACTCTGTCAAGTTTTCGGACTATGA